In Mustelus asterias chromosome 30, sMusAst1.hap1.1, whole genome shotgun sequence, a genomic segment contains:
- the LOC144480672 gene encoding uncharacterized protein LOC144480672 — translation MEKPWKCGDCGKGFKSPSQLEIHRRSHTGERPFTCCYCGKGFTHSSHLLRHQRVHTKERPFTCSECGKTFTTSSDLLTHQRIHTGERPFTCSECEMGFSRLSHLQAHQQVHTGEKPFTCSDCGKRFSHSSNLRIHQRVHTGERPFTCTECGKAFFDSSSLRIHQRVHTKERPFTCSECGKGFSRSSFLKAHQRIHTGEWPPTCSECGKAFIDSSSLQIHQRLHTAERTFTCSECGKRFSRSTYLRNHQRVHK, via the coding sequence atggagaaaccgtggaaatgtggggattgtgggaagggattcaaatccccgtctcagctggaaattcatcgacgcagtcacactggggagaggccgttcacctgctgttaTTGTGGTAAGGGATTTactcattcatcccacctgctgagacaccagcgggttcacaccaaggagaggccgttcacctgctccgagtgtgggaagacattcactacttcatctgatctgctgacacaccagcgaattcacactggggaaaggccattcacttgctctgagtgtgagatgggTTTCAGTCGGTTATCTCACTTGCaggcacaccagcaagttcacactggggagaagccgttcacctgctctgattgtggaaaGAGATTCTCTCACTCCtccaacctgcggatacaccaacgcgttcacactggggagagaccgttcacctgtactgagtgtgggaaggcattCTTTGATTCATcaagcctgcggatacaccaacgagttcacaccaaagagaggccgtttacctgctccgagtgtggaaagggattcagccGGTCATCCTTCCTGAAggcacaccagcggattcacactggggagtggccacccacctgctctgagtgtgggaaagcattcattgattcatccagcctgcagatacaccagcgtcttcacactgcggagaggacattcacctgctctgagtgtgggaagagattcagtcgGTCAACCTACCTGCGcaaccaccagcgagttcacaagtga